The following proteins come from a genomic window of Triticum aestivum cultivar Chinese Spring chromosome 6A, IWGSC CS RefSeq v2.1, whole genome shotgun sequence:
- the LOC123132516 gene encoding uncharacterized protein, translating into MSQEENNVVALSAFTNGSIDANPMEENLSFSKKISDGSSCEDDADSSRRSVHTKILKDNHVEQIEHPLLVVEEDHLLEHVGENIVVEHIHFEAELDEGDAASDVEVERVHRVHEEPITYFQLRRIGADGRSMKRRRIDE; encoded by the exons ATGAGCCAGGAAGAGAACAATGTTGTGGCTCTCTCAGCCTTCACCAATGGCAGCATTGATGCGAATCCGATGGAAGAAAATCTTAGTTTCTCCAAG AAAATATCGGATGGGAGCTCATGTGAAGATGATGCTGACTCTAGCAGACGTTCAGTACATACAAAAATCTTGAAGGACAAccatgtggaacaaatagaa CATCCTTTGTTAGTAGTTGAAGAAGACCATTTGCTGGAGCATGTTGGAGAAAACATTGTTGTTGAGCATATACATTTTGAAGCAGAGCTAGATGAAGGCGACGCTGCGTCTGATGTTGAAGTTGAAAGAGTACATCGTGTACATGAGGAGCCAATTACATACTTCCAGCTGCGTAGGATTGGTGCGGATGGAAGATCGATGAAGAGGAGAAGAATCGATGAGTAA